A stretch of the Streptomyces sp. NBC_00654 genome encodes the following:
- a CDS encoding TetR family transcriptional regulator, translating to METARQAERQRSAAERRRRELLEAADRVVLRDGPKASMNAIAAEAGITKPILYRHFGDKGGLYRALAKRHTDALLSALRAALDAPAERRERVEATLDTYLAAIEARPQVYRFLMHPSDDAAPSPEQGFDVGRHSAPLLRRLGEELGKVIAERVDLGPDSEQMARIWGHGIVGMMHAAGDWWLGDRPCSRAQLVRSLADLLWGRLAAAGDRPGGPGF from the coding sequence ATGGAGACCGCACGACAGGCCGAGCGACAGCGGAGCGCGGCCGAACGCCGCCGCCGCGAGTTGCTGGAGGCCGCGGACCGAGTGGTGCTCAGGGACGGCCCCAAGGCATCGATGAACGCGATCGCCGCCGAGGCCGGAATCACCAAGCCCATCCTCTACCGGCACTTCGGCGACAAGGGCGGGCTCTACCGCGCACTCGCCAAACGGCACACCGACGCCCTGCTCAGCGCGCTGCGGGCGGCCCTCGACGCACCGGCCGAGCGCCGCGAACGGGTGGAGGCCACACTCGACACCTATCTCGCCGCGATCGAGGCCCGCCCGCAGGTCTACCGCTTCCTGATGCACCCGTCCGACGACGCCGCCCCCTCCCCCGAGCAGGGCTTCGACGTCGGCCGGCACTCCGCCCCGCTGCTGCGCCGCCTCGGCGAGGAACTCGGCAAGGTGATCGCCGAACGGGTGGACCTGGGTCCGGACAGCGAGCAGATGGCCCGCATCTGGGGCCACGGCATCGTCGGCATGATGCACGCCGCGGGCGACTGGTGGCTGGGCGACCGGCCCTGCTCCCGCGCCCAGTTGGTGCGCAGCCTCGCCGATCTGCTGTGGGGCCGGCTGGCCGCGGCGGGCGACCGGCCCGGCGGACCGGGCTTCTGA